Proteins encoded together in one Streptomyces sp. NA04227 window:
- a CDS encoding type I polyketide synthase — MVTDDQIRYYLKKVTADLHETRGRLRELEEAAAEPVAVVAMGCRFPGDVRSPEDLWELVVSGRDAIAPFPEDRGWDVDGLYDADPDKPGKTYAREGGFLADVASFDAGLFGIGPREALTLDPQQRLLLEVTWETFERAGLTPSSLRGSRTGVFVGTSSQEYAILLQNALGSFEGYSTGILASVLSGRLAYTFGLEGPALTVDTGCSASLTALHLAVQALRRGECSMALAGGASVMTTPGMFVEFSRQRGLAADGRCKAFAAAADGTGWGEGVGLVLLERLSDARRKGHPVLAVVRGSAVNQDGASNGLTAPNGPSQQRVIRQALASARLSADLVDVVEAHGTGTTLGDPIEAQALLATYGQERSVERPLWLGSIKSNIGHTQAAAGVGGVIKTVMAMRRGMLPPTLHVDEPTPHVDWSSGAVRLLTEVREWPRTGRPRRAGVSSFGISGTNAHVILEQSEDDSFPAPAVAPDLAGAPARNTAEGDHTGTGPLPWLITARSERGLRDQAARLREHVRARPDLAPADIAHSLLTSRTLFDHRAVVLADDRDAYDAGLEAVAEGRSAAGVVAGVARDPGRPVFVFPGQGAQWEGMAADLCRDSAVFRARLHECAEALAPYVGFSLLDVVRGVAGAAPLDRVDVVQPALWAMMISLAELWRAHGVEPGAVVGHSQGEIAAACVAGALPLDDGARIVALRSRLVAERLAGSGGMAFLALPEEQARDRLAKWGTRLAVAAVNGPSSVVVSGDAQALDELLDAAEREGVRAIRVAVDYASHSAQVETLEAELTAALADITPRTAAIPFFSTVHGGPVDTVGLDAAYWYRNLRETVRFDPTVRELLAAGHRTYVEVSPHPVLAMSLHEITESAASTVLTSLRRDEGHLGRFLTSLAEAQVQGVPVAWSAHTGPRARLVDLPTLAFQRRRYWPDTLPAASAVREGDDSAAAVFRRRLAELPENGRQSMVLETVCEHAAAVLNHGSPAGIDITQAFTDLGFVSMTAMEMRNRLAGATGVRLAPAAVFDHPTPERLSLHLLACLTGAQEQAEEPVSAQAATGEPIAIVAMGCRYPGDVTSPEQLWDLVASGRDATSSFPANRGWDTEGLYDPNPGRPGRTYVREGGFLHDADRFDPLLFGISPREAQAMDPQQRLLLEVAWEVLERARLAPDALGGSRTGVFVGLSGQDYLPLLTAEPEDSAGHLMTGTSPSVASGRLAYTFGLEGPAVTVDTACSSSLVALHLAVQALRQGDCTAALVGGATILSTPGAFVEFSSQGALSPDGRCKAFAAGADGTGWGEGVGMLLLEPLSVARGAGHPVLALIRGTATNQDGASNGLAAPNGLAQQRVIRQALAHAGLTARDVDAVEAHGTGTTLGDPIEAQALLATYGQGRPAHAPLWLGSLKSNIGHTAAAAGVGGVIKTVMALRRGVLPPTLHVDEPTPHVDWSSGAVELLTEARPWPETGRARRAGVSSFGISGTNAHVVLEQAPEDLTETANEPNEPNEPNEPGGPVGPDVQDGQDAAEEPAAGSAPRTSCPLTSSLPVLPWVLSGGTEEALRAQAERLRRFVEERAELVPADVARSLAATRARLEHRAVLLGPDRQALLDALSALAQDASGPGVVRGTARARDRVAFLFSGPARAGAGEWAGATAGERAAFVRELAARFPLFASALDEAAAAVAAELGCRPADVLLPNGEAPQEPVRAPELDPVLDPVLAQGALFAGEVALFRLLEHWGVSPGLLLGRSVGEVTATHCAGALSLTDAAVLLVALGRAVAGDGEGEREGGGRATEEARAVVSHESAADGIRRAVKTLTFRPPMTPLASGHTGRPVPYEELSSPEHWVRLAREGGTPADGAGWAGAQGVRIHLMMGPVRTGATGPDGNGTGAAATAEGLTLLSPAGQQHTGELEALLAALAQLHVRGVPVGWDRMLADCGALLVDLPTYAFQRRRYWPEGTAPTMGASSASDEHGRQPADRARQVRQSLAAADGQERTRLLATLVRTHVAAVLRLADPDAVDDERPLPELGFDSLTAVDLRNRIGADTGLRLPPGLVFRHPTVSALTRHLAAEWTPTGPGDLDEPHDGHAPYASHHGHAPHDAEAAAREAEGGQRLTLGPLFARAGELGRTEEFQELVRQVARFRPVFEASEERPRPQQVRLARGSAARLVCFPTFAVGSGASQYARLAAASGGEHDVWALPAPGFDWREPLPATVDALAELQADAVAQCRGGNDSEGGGDGESNGGRRDDGGPLVLLGYSAGGWIAHATAAALEARGAGPDAVVLLDSHWPDSAMLPYLHSLIEQARRSQARKSGAPDGSWPQEAGDDACLTAMAHYAGLFRSWAPREIGAPTLLVRASTADSGKAPKDWQPRWQLPHTAVDTPGTHFSIIGEHIEPALHAVGHWLGGLRRDHRSHPLTITH; from the coding sequence TGCTCCAGAACGCTCTCGGGTCCTTCGAGGGCTACTCCACGGGCATCCTCGCCAGTGTGCTGTCGGGCCGTCTCGCCTACACCTTCGGCCTCGAAGGCCCCGCGCTGACCGTCGACACGGGCTGCTCGGCATCGCTGACCGCGCTCCACCTCGCCGTGCAGGCGCTGCGCCGGGGCGAATGCTCCATGGCCCTGGCGGGCGGCGCCTCGGTGATGACGACCCCCGGCATGTTCGTGGAGTTCAGTCGTCAGCGGGGGCTTGCCGCGGATGGGCGGTGCAAGGCGTTCGCGGCGGCTGCGGACGGTACGGGGTGGGGCGAAGGAGTCGGACTCGTACTGCTGGAGCGGCTTTCCGACGCGAGGCGCAAGGGGCATCCCGTACTGGCCGTGGTGCGGGGTTCGGCGGTGAATCAGGACGGGGCGTCGAATGGGTTGACCGCTCCCAATGGTCCTTCGCAGCAGCGGGTGATTCGGCAGGCACTGGCGTCGGCGCGGTTGTCGGCGGATCTGGTTGATGTGGTGGAGGCGCACGGGACGGGTACGACGCTGGGTGACCCGATCGAGGCGCAGGCGTTGCTTGCTACGTACGGTCAAGAGCGTTCGGTGGAGCGGCCGTTGTGGCTGGGGTCGATCAAGTCGAACATCGGCCATACCCAGGCGGCCGCAGGCGTCGGCGGCGTCATCAAGACGGTGATGGCGATGCGGCGAGGCATGCTGCCGCCGACGCTGCATGTGGATGAGCCGACGCCGCATGTGGACTGGTCGTCGGGTGCGGTCCGCCTGTTGACCGAGGTGCGGGAGTGGCCGCGGACCGGCCGTCCGCGCCGAGCCGGGGTGTCCTCCTTCGGGATCAGCGGCACCAACGCCCATGTGATCCTTGAGCAGTCGGAGGACGACAGCTTCCCCGCCCCCGCCGTGGCACCGGACCTCGCGGGCGCCCCCGCGCGGAACACGGCCGAGGGGGACCACACCGGGACCGGCCCCCTGCCCTGGCTGATCACCGCGCGGAGCGAGCGCGGGCTGCGGGACCAGGCGGCCCGCCTCCGCGAGCACGTACGAGCCCGCCCGGACCTGGCACCGGCCGACATCGCCCACTCGCTGCTCACCTCGCGCACCCTGTTCGACCACCGGGCCGTCGTACTGGCCGACGACCGGGACGCGTACGACGCGGGCCTCGAAGCGGTGGCCGAGGGGAGGAGCGCCGCCGGTGTGGTGGCGGGCGTGGCACGCGACCCCGGCAGGCCGGTGTTCGTCTTCCCCGGCCAAGGCGCCCAGTGGGAGGGCATGGCGGCGGACCTGTGCCGGGACTCGGCGGTCTTCCGCGCGCGGCTGCACGAGTGCGCCGAAGCCCTGGCGCCGTACGTCGGCTTCTCGCTGCTCGATGTCGTACGCGGCGTCGCGGGTGCGGCGCCACTGGACCGCGTCGACGTGGTCCAGCCCGCGCTGTGGGCCATGATGATCTCGCTCGCCGAGTTGTGGCGCGCCCATGGCGTGGAGCCCGGCGCCGTGGTGGGCCACTCGCAGGGCGAGATCGCCGCCGCGTGCGTCGCGGGCGCCCTGCCCCTCGATGACGGGGCCCGCATCGTGGCACTGCGCTCCCGTCTCGTCGCCGAACGTCTGGCGGGCAGCGGGGGCATGGCGTTCCTGGCCCTCCCGGAGGAGCAGGCGCGGGACCGGCTCGCCAAGTGGGGTACGCGGCTGGCCGTCGCCGCGGTCAACGGGCCCTCGTCCGTTGTCGTTTCGGGTGACGCGCAGGCGCTCGACGAGCTCCTGGACGCCGCGGAGCGGGAAGGCGTACGGGCGATCCGGGTCGCGGTGGACTACGCCTCGCACTCGGCCCAGGTCGAGACGCTGGAGGCCGAACTCACCGCAGCGCTCGCCGACATCACCCCGCGCACGGCCGCGATCCCGTTCTTCTCCACGGTCCACGGCGGCCCGGTCGACACCGTGGGGCTCGACGCCGCGTACTGGTACCGGAACCTGCGCGAGACGGTCCGCTTCGACCCGACCGTGCGGGAGCTCCTCGCGGCCGGGCACCGTACGTATGTGGAGGTGAGCCCGCACCCGGTGCTCGCGATGTCCCTGCACGAGATCACCGAGAGTGCCGCGAGCACCGTGCTGACCTCGCTGCGACGGGACGAAGGACACCTGGGGCGCTTCCTGACCTCCCTCGCGGAGGCGCAGGTCCAGGGGGTCCCGGTGGCCTGGTCGGCGCATACCGGACCACGGGCTCGCCTGGTGGATCTGCCCACCCTCGCGTTCCAGCGCCGCCGCTACTGGCCCGACACGCTGCCCGCGGCGTCCGCCGTCCGCGAGGGAGACGACAGCGCGGCGGCCGTGTTCCGGCGGCGCCTCGCCGAACTCCCGGAGAACGGGAGGCAGTCGATGGTCCTTGAGACCGTGTGCGAGCACGCCGCAGCCGTGCTGAACCACGGCTCCCCGGCCGGCATCGACATCACCCAGGCCTTCACGGACCTCGGTTTCGTGTCGATGACGGCGATGGAGATGCGCAACCGGCTGGCAGGCGCGACCGGTGTCCGCCTCGCCCCGGCAGCGGTCTTCGACCACCCGACGCCGGAACGGCTGTCCCTGCATCTCCTCGCCTGCCTGACGGGCGCTCAAGAGCAGGCCGAAGAGCCGGTGTCGGCACAGGCGGCCACCGGCGAGCCGATCGCGATCGTGGCGATGGGCTGCCGATACCCCGGTGACGTGACCTCGCCCGAACAACTCTGGGACCTGGTCGCCTCGGGGCGGGACGCGACCTCCTCCTTCCCGGCCAACCGAGGCTGGGACACGGAGGGGCTCTACGACCCGAACCCCGGGCGGCCCGGGCGCACTTACGTCCGCGAGGGCGGCTTCCTGCACGACGCCGACCGCTTCGACCCGCTCCTGTTCGGGATCAGTCCGCGTGAGGCGCAGGCGATGGACCCGCAGCAGCGCCTCCTCCTGGAGGTGGCGTGGGAGGTCCTGGAACGGGCACGGTTGGCGCCCGACGCGCTCGGCGGCAGCCGAACCGGCGTGTTCGTGGGCCTCAGCGGCCAGGACTACCTTCCGCTGCTCACCGCCGAACCCGAGGACAGCGCCGGGCACTTGATGACCGGGACCTCGCCGAGCGTCGCCTCGGGGCGTCTCGCGTACACCTTCGGTCTCGAAGGCCCCGCGGTGACGGTCGACACCGCCTGCTCGTCGTCCCTGGTCGCGCTTCATCTCGCGGTGCAGGCGCTACGGCAGGGCGACTGCACGGCCGCCCTGGTGGGCGGGGCGACGATCCTCTCGACCCCGGGCGCGTTCGTCGAGTTCAGCAGTCAGGGCGCGCTGTCGCCGGACGGGCGGTGCAAGGCGTTCGCCGCGGGGGCGGACGGCACCGGCTGGGGCGAGGGCGTCGGCATGCTGCTGCTCGAACCGCTCTCCGTGGCGCGCGGCGCCGGACACCCGGTGCTCGCCCTGATCCGCGGCACCGCCACCAACCAGGACGGGGCGAGCAACGGACTGGCCGCCCCGAACGGACTGGCCCAGCAGCGTGTCATCAGGCAGGCGCTGGCCCACGCCGGACTCACCGCCCGCGACGTGGACGCCGTCGAAGCGCACGGCACGGGCACCACACTCGGCGACCCCATCGAGGCGCAGGCCCTCCTCGCCACATACGGCCAGGGGCGCCCGGCCCACGCTCCTTTGTGGCTCGGCTCGTTGAAGTCCAACATCGGTCACACCGCCGCCGCGGCCGGTGTCGGCGGTGTCATCAAGACGGTGATGGCGCTGCGCCGGGGCGTGCTGCCGCCCACCCTGCACGTGGACGAACCGACGCCCCACGTGGACTGGTCCTCGGGCGCGGTGGAGCTGCTCACCGAGGCCCGGCCCTGGCCGGAAACCGGCAGGGCACGTCGTGCCGGTGTCTCCTCCTTCGGGATCAGCGGGACCAACGCGCACGTGGTGCTCGAGCAGGCGCCGGAGGACCTGACGGAGACGGCGAACGAACCGAACGAACCGAACGAACCGAACGAACCGGGCGGACCGGTCGGGCCGGATGTGCAGGACGGGCAGGACGCGGCCGAAGAGCCCGCCGCCGGTTCCGCACCGCGCACCTCATGCCCCCTCACCTCCTCCCTCCCCGTGCTGCCCTGGGTGCTCTCGGGCGGGACCGAGGAGGCGTTGCGTGCGCAGGCCGAGCGGTTGCGCCGGTTCGTCGAGGAGCGTGCTGAGCTCGTACCGGCCGATGTCGCACGCTCGTTGGCGGCGACCCGGGCCCGGCTGGAGCACCGCGCGGTACTCCTCGGCCCGGACCGGCAGGCTCTCCTGGACGCGCTGTCGGCGCTGGCGCAGGACGCGTCCGGCCCGGGTGTGGTGCGCGGTACGGCGCGCGCCCGCGACCGGGTCGCGTTCCTGTTCTCCGGTCCCGCCCGTGCGGGGGCGGGGGAGTGGGCCGGGGCAACGGCTGGGGAACGAGCCGCGTTCGTACGGGAGTTGGCGGCGCGGTTCCCGCTGTTCGCGTCGGCGCTGGACGAGGCCGCCGCCGCGGTGGCGGCCGAGTTGGGCTGCCGCCCGGCAGACGTACTGCTCCCGAACGGAGAGGCGCCGCAGGAGCCGGTACGTGCCCCTGAGCTCGACCCGGTACTTGACCCGGTACTTGCCCAAGGGGCGCTGTTCGCCGGGGAAGTGGCCCTCTTCCGGCTCCTTGAGCACTGGGGGGTCAGCCCCGGGTTGCTCCTCGGCCGGTCCGTCGGGGAGGTCACCGCGACGCACTGCGCGGGCGCGCTGTCCCTGACCGACGCGGCGGTACTTCTCGTCGCCCTCGGCCGGGCGGTCGCGGGCGACGGCGAGGGCGAGCGGGAGGGCGGGGGCCGGGCCACGGAAGAGGCCCGCGCGGTCGTCTCCCACGAGTCGGCGGCGGACGGTATCCGACGGGCGGTCAAGACGCTGACGTTCCGCCCACCGATGACTCCGCTCGCCTCCGGCCACACGGGGCGGCCGGTGCCGTACGAGGAACTGTCGTCGCCGGAGCACTGGGTGCGCCTCGCACGGGAGGGCGGCACACCGGCCGACGGCGCGGGGTGGGCCGGGGCCCAAGGCGTGCGTATCCACCTCATGATGGGGCCCGTCCGTACCGGGGCGACCGGCCCGGACGGGAACGGAACCGGGGCGGCAGCCACGGCCGAGGGCCTCACCCTCCTGTCGCCAGCCGGGCAACAGCACACCGGTGAACTCGAAGCACTCCTCGCCGCGCTGGCCCAACTGCACGTCAGGGGCGTCCCGGTGGGGTGGGACAGGATGCTCGCCGACTGCGGCGCACTTCTGGTGGACCTGCCCACGTACGCGTTCCAGCGTCGTCGGTACTGGCCCGAGGGCACCGCGCCGACGATGGGGGCGAGCTCTGCTTCGGACGAGCACGGTCGGCAGCCGGCGGACCGGGCACGGCAGGTCAGGCAGAGTCTGGCGGCGGCGGACGGCCAGGAGCGGACCCGGCTCCTCGCCACCCTGGTCCGTACCCATGTCGCGGCGGTCCTCAGGCTGGCGGACCCGGACGCCGTCGACGACGAGCGGCCCCTGCCCGAGCTGGGCTTCGACTCGCTGACGGCGGTGGACCTGCGCAACCGGATCGGCGCGGACACCGGTCTGCGGCTCCCTCCGGGCCTCGTCTTCCGGCACCCCACCGTCTCTGCCCTGACCCGGCATCTGGCCGCGGAATGGACACCGACCGGTCCCGGCGACCTGGACGAGCCGCACGACGGGCACGCCCCGTACGCCTCACACCACGGGCACGCCCCGCACGACGCGGAAGCAGCCGCCCGTGAGGCCGAAGGGGGCCAACGCCTCACCCTCGGGCCGCTCTTCGCCCGCGCCGGTGAACTGGGCCGGACGGAGGAGTTCCAGGAACTGGTGCGTCAAGTCGCGCGATTCCGCCCGGTCTTCGAGGCGTCCGAGGAGCGGCCGCGGCCTCAACAGGTCAGGCTGGCGCGCGGTTCCGCCGCCCGGCTCGTGTGCTTTCCGACGTTCGCCGTCGGCTCGGGGGCCTCGCAGTACGCCCGGCTGGCTGCCGCCTCCGGGGGCGAGCACGATGTCTGGGCCCTGCCGGCGCCCGGCTTCGACTGGCGGGAACCGCTCCCCGCGACTGTGGACGCCCTGGCGGAACTCCAGGCGGATGCCGTCGCACAGTGCCGCGGCGGGAACGACAGCGAGGGCGGCGGCGACGGTGAAAGCAATGGCGGCCGCAGGGACGACGGCGGGCCCCTCGTCCTGCTCGGGTACTCCGCGGGCGGCTGGATCGCGCACGCCACCGCGGCCGCGCTCGAAGCGCGCGGCGCGGGCCCGGACGCCGTCGTGCTCCTGGACAGCCACTGGCCGGACAGCGCGATGCTTCCGTACCTCCACTCCTTGATCGAGCAAGCCCGTAGGTCGCAGGCGCGTAAGTCCGGTGCGCCGGACGGGAGCTGGCCCCAGGAGGCCGGTGACGACGCCTGTCTCACGGCCATGGCGCACTACGCCGGGCTGTTCCGGTCGTGGGCTCCGCGCGAGATCGGCGCGCCGACGCTGCTCGTACGGGCGTCGACGGCGGACTCCGGCAAGGCACCGAAGGACTGGCAGCCCCGCTGGCAGCTCCCGCACACGGCCGTCGATACGCCGGGGACCCATTTCTCGATCATCGGTGAACACATCGAGCCCGCGCTGCACGCGGTGGGCCACTGGCTCGGCGGCCTGCGCCGGGATCACCGCAGCCACCCACTGACGATCACCCACTGA